A single window of Rhodococcus jostii RHA1 DNA harbors:
- a CDS encoding ectoine synthase encodes MIVRTTAEITDTDRDITSEDGNWRSKRIILGGDKVGFSFHETTIKAGSVNEFHYANHVEAVWLVEGTGKLIDLDNDKVYELGPGSMYLLNGHERHRVEPETEMRMLCVFNPPVTGREVHDENGVYPLVEVPA; translated from the coding sequence ATGATCGTTCGCACCACCGCAGAAATCACCGACACCGACCGCGACATCACCAGCGAGGACGGAAACTGGCGCAGCAAGCGCATCATCCTCGGCGGCGACAAAGTGGGTTTCTCGTTCCACGAGACCACGATCAAAGCGGGCTCGGTCAACGAGTTCCACTACGCCAACCATGTCGAGGCCGTGTGGCTCGTCGAGGGAACCGGCAAGTTGATCGACCTCGACAACGACAAGGTCTACGAACTCGGCCCCGGTTCGATGTACCTGCTCAACGGTCACGAGCGTCACCGCGTCGAGCCCGAGACCGAAATGCGGATGCTGTGCGTGTTCAACCCGCCCGTCACCGGGCGTGAGGTCCACGACGAAAACGGTGTCTACCCGTTGGTCGAGGTTCCCGCGTAA
- a CDS encoding RecQ family ATP-dependent DNA helicase, whose product MTTATEPALRDEAERLLRELAGEHATLRDDQWTAIEALVVGRRRALVVQRTGWGKSAVYFIAAKLLRAHGHGPTVIVSPLLALMRNQVASAERAGVRAATINSGNVTEWDDIHARVADNELDVLLVSPERLNNPDFRDQVLPSLAADAGLVVVDEAHCVSDWGHDFRPDYRRIRTLIAELGEGIPVLATTATANDRVVSDVSTQLGVGGAETLVLRGGLERESLHLSVVQIPEATARAAWLAQKLDSLPGSGIIYALTVSAARDLASLLSEQGHTVAAYTGQTDAAERETLEQDLLGNRVKALVATSALGMGFDKPDLGFVVHLGAPSSPISYYQQVGRAGRSTDRAEVILLPGSEDKQIWSYFASVAFPREHVVRRVIEVLDTDRPQSTQALEPLVELGRTRLEMVLKVLDVDGAVRRVRGGWVGTGEPWTYDADRYERLERARESEQQAMIDYQRISTCRMAFLREQLDDPGLAAGTSDCGRCDNCTGVRHDATVDAEAVQQTRTRLERPGVDLAPRKQWPTGLAKLGVALSGKITDGPEPGRVLGRLSDLGWGQRLRSLLDEPDGPAPEAVLKACIQVLASWDWAERPTAVMAVESATHPLLSASIAGQLAAVGRLTDLGVLRLRPEHPPVSAANSAYRVAGLVDAWEAPDLPAGAGPVLLVDTLTDTGWTLTMAARTLRAAGAASVLPFALASLK is encoded by the coding sequence ATGACGACCGCCACCGAACCCGCACTCCGTGACGAGGCCGAACGGCTGCTCCGCGAGCTGGCAGGCGAGCACGCCACCCTCCGCGACGACCAGTGGACGGCGATCGAGGCGCTCGTGGTGGGCCGCAGACGGGCGCTGGTCGTCCAGCGGACGGGCTGGGGCAAGTCGGCGGTCTACTTCATCGCCGCGAAGCTCCTGCGGGCGCACGGGCACGGTCCCACGGTCATCGTGTCGCCGCTCTTGGCACTCATGCGGAACCAGGTGGCCTCCGCCGAGCGGGCGGGCGTGCGCGCCGCCACCATCAACTCGGGAAACGTCACCGAATGGGACGACATCCACGCCCGGGTCGCCGACAACGAGCTGGACGTTCTGCTGGTCAGCCCCGAGCGTCTCAACAATCCCGACTTCCGCGACCAGGTCCTCCCCTCCCTCGCCGCCGACGCGGGCCTCGTCGTGGTCGACGAGGCGCACTGCGTGTCGGACTGGGGTCACGACTTCCGCCCCGACTACCGGCGGATCCGCACTCTGATCGCCGAACTGGGCGAGGGCATCCCCGTGCTGGCCACCACGGCCACGGCGAACGACCGCGTCGTCTCCGACGTCTCCACGCAGCTCGGAGTGGGCGGCGCCGAAACTCTCGTCCTCCGCGGTGGCCTCGAACGGGAGTCGCTGCACCTGTCGGTCGTGCAGATTCCGGAGGCCACCGCCCGGGCGGCGTGGCTCGCCCAGAAGCTCGACAGCCTGCCCGGCTCGGGCATCATCTACGCACTCACCGTGTCGGCGGCGCGGGATCTGGCGAGCCTGCTGTCCGAGCAGGGCCACACGGTCGCCGCGTACACCGGGCAAACCGACGCCGCCGAGCGCGAGACCCTCGAGCAGGACCTGCTCGGCAACCGCGTCAAGGCCCTCGTCGCGACGTCCGCGCTCGGCATGGGGTTCGACAAGCCCGACCTGGGGTTCGTCGTGCACCTCGGTGCGCCCTCGTCCCCCATCTCCTATTACCAGCAGGTCGGGCGCGCGGGACGGTCCACAGACCGCGCCGAGGTCATCCTGCTGCCCGGATCCGAGGACAAGCAGATCTGGAGTTATTTCGCGTCCGTGGCGTTCCCCCGCGAGCACGTGGTGCGCCGGGTGATCGAGGTCCTCGACACCGACCGGCCGCAGTCCACGCAGGCGCTCGAGCCACTGGTGGAGCTGGGCCGCACCCGGCTGGAGATGGTGTTGAAGGTCCTCGACGTGGACGGTGCCGTCCGCCGGGTGCGCGGCGGCTGGGTGGGCACCGGGGAGCCCTGGACGTACGACGCCGACCGCTACGAGCGGCTCGAGCGCGCCCGCGAGTCCGAGCAGCAGGCGATGATCGACTACCAGCGGATCAGCACGTGCCGGATGGCGTTCCTGCGCGAGCAGCTCGACGACCCGGGTCTGGCGGCGGGAACCTCGGACTGCGGCCGGTGCGACAACTGCACCGGAGTGCGCCACGACGCGACCGTGGACGCCGAGGCGGTGCAACAGACCAGGACGCGTCTCGAGCGGCCAGGCGTGGACCTCGCGCCCCGCAAACAGTGGCCTACGGGCCTCGCGAAGCTCGGCGTGGCGCTGTCCGGGAAGATCACGGACGGCCCCGAACCGGGCCGCGTCCTGGGCCGGCTGTCCGACCTGGGCTGGGGTCAGCGGCTGCGTTCCCTGCTCGACGAACCGGACGGACCTGCGCCCGAGGCCGTCCTGAAGGCCTGCATCCAGGTGCTGGCCTCCTGGGACTGGGCCGAGCGGCCCACCGCCGTCATGGCGGTCGAGTCCGCCACCCATCCCCTTCTGTCGGCGTCGATCGCGGGGCAGCTCGCCGCTGTCGGACGACTCACCGACCTGGGAGTTCTGCGGCTGCGCCCGGAGCATCCGCCGGTGTCCGCGGCCAACTCCGCCTACCGGGTGGCCGGGCTGGTCGACGCCTGGGAGGCCCCTGACCTTCCTGCCGGCGCCGGACCGGTGTTGCTCGTCGACACCCTCACGGACACCGGCTGGACCCTCACGATGGCCGCCAGGACGCTCCGCGCGGCGGGTGCCGCGTCGGTCCTCCCTTTCGCGCTCGCGAGTCTCAAATAG
- the ectB gene encoding diaminobutyrate--2-oxoglutarate transaminase: protein MTNFDTNIFDNLESEVRSYSRGWPAVFESASGSWIRDENGRDYLDFFAGAGSLNYGHNNPVLKSALVDYIVSDGITHGLDMSTVAKRDLLQTFQDKILKPRGLDYKVQFPGPTGTNTVEAALKLARKVTGRSSIINFTNAFHGMTLGALSVTGNSMKRAGAGIPLVHATPMPFDNYFDGVTEDFHWFRRVLDDSGSGLNRPAAVIVETVQGEGGVNVARAEWLRALADLCAEREILLIVDDVQMGCGRTGPFFSFEVAGITPDIVCLSKSISGYGLPMALTLFKRELDVWGPGEHNGTFRGNNPAFVTSKVALDHYWSDDTLHKSTLTKGEKIHQAFTDLANQFDGSVSTRGRGLVQGLVFDEPENAGKVCKLAFDEGLLAETSGPSDEVVKLLPALTITDEELDHGLAILADATGKVCS from the coding sequence ATGACTAACTTCGATACGAACATCTTCGACAACCTCGAATCCGAGGTTCGCAGCTACAGCCGCGGCTGGCCCGCCGTCTTCGAGTCGGCGTCCGGATCGTGGATCCGCGACGAGAACGGTCGCGACTACCTCGACTTCTTCGCCGGTGCCGGTTCGCTGAACTACGGCCACAACAACCCGGTACTGAAATCGGCGCTCGTCGACTACATCGTCAGCGACGGCATCACGCACGGTCTCGACATGTCGACCGTGGCCAAACGCGACCTGCTCCAGACGTTCCAGGACAAGATCCTGAAACCCCGGGGTCTCGACTACAAGGTCCAGTTCCCCGGACCCACCGGCACCAACACGGTAGAGGCCGCACTGAAACTGGCGCGCAAGGTGACGGGTCGTTCGTCGATCATCAACTTCACCAACGCTTTCCACGGAATGACGCTCGGTGCCCTGTCGGTCACCGGTAACTCGATGAAGCGCGCCGGCGCCGGAATCCCACTGGTGCACGCCACCCCGATGCCGTTCGACAACTACTTCGACGGAGTCACCGAGGACTTCCACTGGTTCCGCCGCGTGCTCGACGACTCGGGCAGTGGCCTGAACCGTCCGGCCGCCGTGATCGTCGAGACCGTGCAGGGTGAGGGCGGCGTCAATGTCGCCCGCGCCGAGTGGCTGCGCGCCCTCGCGGACCTGTGCGCCGAGCGCGAGATCCTGCTGATCGTCGATGACGTCCAGATGGGCTGCGGACGCACCGGGCCGTTCTTCTCCTTCGAGGTCGCCGGCATCACCCCGGACATCGTCTGCCTGTCGAAGTCGATCAGCGGCTACGGCCTCCCGATGGCGCTGACGCTGTTCAAGCGTGAGCTCGACGTGTGGGGCCCGGGCGAGCACAACGGCACGTTCCGCGGTAACAACCCGGCGTTCGTCACGTCGAAGGTGGCCCTCGACCACTACTGGTCCGACGACACCCTTCACAAGTCGACGCTGACCAAGGGCGAGAAAATTCACCAGGCATTCACCGATTTGGCGAACCAGTTCGACGGCTCCGTCTCCACCCGCGGTCGCGGCCTCGTCCAGGGTCTCGTGTTCGACGAGCCGGAGAACGCGGGCAAGGTCTGCAAACTCGCCTTCGACGAGGGCCTGCTCGCCGAGACGTCCGGACCGTCCGACGAGGTGGTCAAGCTCCTGCCGGCGCTCACCATCACCGACGAGGAACTGGACCACGGACTCGCCATTCTCGCCGACGCCACCGGCAAGGTTTGCAGCTAG
- a CDS encoding ribokinase: protein MSAPRVAVVGSINMDLLTATERLPAPGETILGTAFAATPGGKGANQAIAAARAGGDVTFIGAVGSDVFALDLRQALVDAEVDTRYLREVDGPSGIAAITVDAAGENSIVVVPGANSTVADLTPTELAAVADADVLLCQLEIPLRTVLAAAAHATAHGTVVMLNPSPAQALPDELVKLVDVLLVNQTEAAQLGAEVTGAISHVVTTLGSSGADYAGSDGTTLHADSSEVEVVDTTGAGDAFAGALAVSWRRGPAIAVPFACTAGALATTRRGASTSSPTLAEIEAALPG from the coding sequence ATGTCCGCTCCCAGGGTCGCCGTGGTCGGCAGCATCAACATGGACCTGCTCACGGCGACCGAGCGGTTGCCCGCGCCGGGAGAGACGATCCTGGGCACCGCCTTTGCCGCCACCCCCGGCGGCAAGGGCGCCAACCAGGCGATCGCCGCGGCGCGGGCCGGCGGCGACGTGACGTTCATCGGCGCCGTCGGCTCCGACGTGTTCGCTCTCGACCTGCGGCAGGCCCTCGTGGACGCCGAGGTCGACACGCGGTACCTGCGCGAAGTGGACGGGCCGAGCGGGATCGCGGCGATCACCGTCGACGCCGCCGGCGAGAACAGCATCGTGGTGGTTCCAGGTGCCAACAGCACCGTGGCAGACCTGACACCCACCGAACTCGCGGCCGTCGCGGATGCGGACGTCCTGCTCTGCCAACTCGAGATACCCCTGCGCACCGTGCTGGCCGCGGCGGCGCACGCCACGGCACACGGCACCGTCGTGATGTTGAATCCCTCACCGGCGCAGGCACTTCCGGACGAACTCGTCAAGCTGGTCGACGTGCTCCTCGTCAATCAGACCGAGGCTGCGCAACTCGGCGCCGAGGTCACCGGCGCCATCTCCCACGTCGTGACCACGCTGGGGTCGTCGGGCGCGGACTACGCGGGCAGCGACGGCACAACGCTCCACGCCGACTCCTCCGAGGTCGAGGTGGTCGACACGACCGGGGCGGGCGACGCGTTCGCCGGCGCACTGGCCGTCTCGTGGCGACGCGGGCCCGCGATCGCCGTCCCGTTCGCGTGCACGGCGGGCGCGCTCGCCACCACCCGCCGGGGCGCCTCCACCTCGTCGCCCACCCTTGCCGAGATCGAGGCGGCGCTGCCCGGCTGA
- the ectA gene encoding diaminobutyrate acetyltransferase, giving the protein MTPVQKSAIPTTAPDAVLFRSPEITDGVRLWEIARNTEVLDLNSSYAYLLWCRDFSRSSVVAVVDERVVGFVSGFIRPESPATLFVWQVAVDADQRGKGIAGRMLSALLDRLAPEGITHLETTISPDNEASIALFTALARRRDTAINKQELFSPNDFPDGHEAEDLYTIG; this is encoded by the coding sequence ATGACGCCTGTTCAGAAGAGTGCCATCCCGACCACCGCGCCGGACGCGGTGTTGTTCAGAAGTCCAGAGATCACTGACGGAGTCCGGCTCTGGGAGATCGCCAGGAACACGGAAGTGCTCGATCTCAATTCGAGCTACGCATACCTGTTGTGGTGTAGAGATTTCAGCCGTTCGTCGGTCGTCGCAGTCGTCGACGAGCGCGTCGTGGGATTCGTATCGGGCTTCATCCGCCCCGAATCCCCAGCGACGCTGTTCGTCTGGCAAGTCGCCGTAGACGCAGACCAGCGCGGCAAGGGAATTGCAGGTCGCATGCTGAGCGCGCTGCTCGATCGACTCGCGCCCGAAGGGATTACCCATCTCGAAACGACGATCAGCCCCGACAACGAGGCCTCGATCGCGCTGTTCACAGCATTGGCGCGTCGCCGAGATACGGCGATCAACAAGCAAGAACTGTTCTCCCCTAACGATTTTCCCGATGGACACGAAGCCGAAGATCTGTACACGATCGGCTAA